Proteins from a genomic interval of Pseudomonas versuta:
- the rluD gene encoding 23S rRNA pseudouridine(1911/1915/1917) synthase RluD has protein sequence MSEKIQLREEVPSELGGQRLDQVAAQLFAEHSRSRLSAWIKDGRLTVDGAVIRPRDIVHGGAILELTAEQEAQGEWVAQDIPLDIVYEDDDILVINKPAGLVVHPAAGHADGTLLNALLHHVPDIINVPRAGIVHRLDKDTTGLMVVAKTIQAQTQLVTQLQSRSVSRIYECIVIGVVTAGGKIDAPIGRHGQQRQRMAVMEGGKQAVSHYRVLERFRSHTHVRVKLETGRTHQIRVHMSHINFPLVGDPAYGGRFRIPPAASVTMVESLKNFPRQALHARFLELDHPTTGKRMSWESPLPDDFVWLLTLLKQDREAFVG, from the coding sequence ATGTCCGAGAAAATTCAACTTCGCGAAGAGGTGCCGTCCGAACTGGGTGGCCAACGCCTCGATCAAGTCGCCGCACAATTATTCGCTGAGCACTCGCGCTCGCGCCTTTCCGCCTGGATCAAAGACGGCCGCCTCACTGTGGACGGAGCGGTCATACGCCCCCGTGACATTGTGCATGGTGGCGCCATCCTGGAGTTGACTGCCGAGCAGGAAGCCCAGGGTGAGTGGGTCGCCCAAGACATCCCTCTGGATATCGTTTACGAAGACGATGACATTCTGGTTATCAACAAGCCTGCAGGCTTGGTGGTACACCCGGCTGCCGGGCATGCCGACGGCACTTTGCTCAATGCGCTGCTGCATCACGTACCGGACATTATTAATGTGCCGCGTGCGGGGATCGTGCACCGTCTGGACAAAGACACCACCGGTCTGATGGTGGTCGCCAAGACCATCCAGGCGCAGACGCAGCTGGTGACCCAGTTGCAGAGCCGCAGTGTCAGCAGGATCTATGAGTGCATTGTTATTGGTGTCGTTACTGCCGGGGGCAAGATTGATGCGCCCATCGGCCGTCACGGCCAGCAACGTCAGCGTATGGCGGTAATGGAAGGCGGCAAGCAGGCGGTGAGTCATTACCGCGTGCTTGAGCGTTTCCGTTCCCACACCCATGTGCGGGTCAAGCTGGAAACCGGTCGTACGCACCAGATTCGTGTGCACATGTCCCACATCAACTTCCCGTTGGTCGGAGACCCTGCCTATGGCGGTCGCTTCCGTATCCCGCCGGCAGCCAGTGTGACGATGGTCGAATCCCTGAAAAACTTTCCGCGTCAGGCTCTGCATGCGCGCTTCCTTGAGTTGGATCATCCGACGACCGGTAAGCGCATGAGCTGGGAATCGCCACTTCCGGATGATTTTGTCTGGTTGTTGACGTTGCTCAAGCAAGACCGTGAGGCATTTGTCGGGTGA
- the pgeF gene encoding peptidoglycan editing factor PgeF, protein MNTFLIPDWPTPAGIRACVTTRAGGVSLAPFDSFNLGDHVDDDPVAVAHNRQRLTHIFDVQPAWLSQVHGVVVVPANPARIDEADGSWTDSPGIACTAMTADCLPALFCNRAGTRVAAAHAGWRGLAAGVLEATAQNLDVEPRDILVWLGPAIGPKAFEVGAEVREVFIKDMPEADAAFVPSINPGRFMADIYELARLRLARMGITAVYGGGFCTVTDPRFFSYRRSPRTGRFASLVWIEKTA, encoded by the coding sequence GTGAATACCTTCCTGATTCCTGACTGGCCAACGCCGGCAGGCATCAGGGCCTGTGTGACCACCCGTGCGGGCGGCGTCAGTCTGGCGCCGTTCGACAGCTTCAATCTGGGCGATCATGTCGACGACGATCCCGTTGCCGTCGCACATAACCGCCAGCGCCTGACCCATATTTTCGATGTGCAGCCCGCTTGGCTTAGCCAGGTTCACGGGGTTGTGGTCGTGCCTGCCAATCCCGCACGGATCGACGAAGCCGACGGTAGCTGGACAGATTCGCCCGGTATCGCCTGTACGGCGATGACGGCAGACTGTTTGCCTGCGCTGTTCTGCAATCGTGCCGGAACCCGTGTTGCTGCTGCCCATGCCGGTTGGCGCGGGCTGGCGGCAGGCGTCCTTGAAGCGACGGCTCAAAACCTCGATGTTGAGCCCCGGGATATTCTGGTGTGGCTGGGCCCGGCTATTGGTCCCAAGGCCTTTGAAGTCGGGGCCGAGGTGCGGGAAGTCTTTATCAAGGACATGCCTGAGGCTGATGCCGCCTTTGTTCCCAGCATCAATCCAGGGCGCTTTATGGCTGATATCTATGAACTGGCGCGCCTGCGCCTGGCTCGCATGGGTATTACAGCGGTCTATGGTGGCGGTTTCTGCACCGTAACCGATCCGCGTTTCTTTTCTTATCGGCGCAGTCCTCGTACTGGCCGTTTCGCATCGCTGGTCTGGATCGAAAAGACCGCCTAG